The Dysidea avara chromosome 11, odDysAvar1.4, whole genome shotgun sequence genome includes the window GTTTAAATTCATGCTCACCTGGGTGAGAGCCTCGTTGACAATATTGCTACGGTCAATCTTGAGCAGCAGAAATGGCAACTCCAGTGTCTGCCCCATGATTAGAGTATTGAGCAGCGTCCTGCGACGCTCTTGCAACATGGCCATCTTATTATCCAGAAACAGCTTCTCAACCTTGTTGGCTGGCACCAACAAATACGGATAGTCGAAAAAGGAAAACTGAGATCGGAGGTAACTATCATAATCAaaataaatattaataacaTTATTCAACTCCTCATTGATAAATTCCTCAAAGGGAATAACTGGCTTTACAATGTCACAATGAtgaattcctaatttttctttcaaCAGAGAAAACTTGTGTGACTCGTCTTCTAGTGAATTAGCATGGCTATCCATCTTATAACCTCCTGTGGGACGACAGTTGCCGGCATTCTTGGAAGCAACCAGGTTGGCAAgataaaatattttcatggctTTAGCTGCTGCCATGATTGAACTGTTGTGGTGCAAAGGTTTCTTCCTGTCTTCGGAGAGCACAATGGTGACGGTAATGACTTGATGAAGATTGTGAATAAATACCAAGAGATCCTCGGGTGAGTACGTTGAGTACCATTTTACCAACTGAAGCTCTGACTCTACCGGGAGATGGCTAAGTGCATGAAGAAATTTTGGGAACGTCAGCTCAACATACTCAGGGCTGTGCAACAGAGGATTTTCCAATACAACAACACAGTGATTTAACAATGACAGAGTACCAATTCGTTTCTGCTTACAGTGCTGCTCTAATGTGCTACAATAATTCTGAATGGCATTCATGAAGGCATTCTGTATTCGCTCCACCTCTATGCCATGCAATATCTTGTAAGTTCTCTTAACTGAATCAATGTCAACGTTGATGCCATCTTTGACTTTATCTTTAGCAGGTAGTTGGAAGCCTCTGTTTAGTTCATCTGGAGAACTGAAAACGGAATAAATTAAAGTGCTGAGTTCCTTATAATTAGGGGTGCTATCATCGCCATCATCTGTTGGAAGCAACTTTCTAATTTCTTCTTCTATTGAGTATGGCTCGTTGGGTTCTAGAGCATTACAATAACATGACAGTACACATCATGACAGGTGTATGTGGCATAAGGTATTCTACGGACTATAGTGTTCAAAATAATCATGGGAGGCTGTTGACTACTTTTGGTACAATTTTACTATCACACAACACTGGCCACATTACCATAATGGTACTCAGTAAAAGACTTTCTAAAACCCTAGACTGATCCCTTAATAGAAACCTAGCTCTTGTAATGTTGGAGACACCATTGCCTAAAAAAATTTCCTCTTTATGAATTGCATGCACATTAATCTAAGTGAAACGTATGTATCAGTCAGAAGTGGGCCAGTGGCAAAGGATTTTGGTTATAGCAATATTcatttatagttttagttgcttCAGTGCACTTCTATGTAGCACTGGATCTTTAGGCTTCAGTGATGAGCTAGCTGGCAAGGGTTCAATAGTGAACATACAACAGAACAATTTCCATTGCTGCCACAATACAAAATACTCCGCTGTTCAGCCAGAACAGAATCCATCAGAGTAATACAATCACTTATCAACTACACCATAGCTGATCTGGTTTCTGATATCCAAATAGAACGGCTCATCTAATTGGCACGTAATTTAGTAAATGTGTGGCAGACTGTTGTATTGTGATATCATAAAGTAGATAGCTGCCACACTTGTAGTAAGTTACCTGTGAGCAACTACCCCACCATAGTTGTTGCTGGCTGTCCATGTTATTACAGAAGCAAAATGATGAAATGTGTTCAATACCAGTTACCAGTACTAATGCCACATAGTTTTGCCAGTTTTAACTTTTAACATCTGAGACATCACATGAAACTCCTCTACAAGtcacaccatagataatatagtataAATAGGGATTCGCAACAGTAACGTCACTACGGACAATCCTCGTTACAGGTAGGGACTTTGAGTGGTGAtatctcaccaactatattttatttctttttgaaTTTACCTTGACAGTTTCCTATTCACTATTAGATTAAgtgagtgttatcaaatcacAGCGGTTTGCAGCCAGAACTTCTTCGCTATGGTTGCTCAGGAGTGGCACCAATCATTTTTGTGGCACTATTACTAAAGATTGTGACAAGGTACAAGAATTTTTTAAGCAGCATCTAAGTCCCCAATGACTGAAGATTGTATGAAGGCTATATTTTGTGAAGCGAGGCTGATTCTGAGTCTGTAACCAAGACCCATCAAACTCGTAACAAGGATTGTCCGTACGTAAAACTATTAGTTCCTACGGAAATGACATCACTGTTGCGAATCCCTGTACAAAATTATCTATGGTCACACTCACTAATGATAAGGGCTATAATTGTTGGGAATAGTCATGTACTATCATACCAAACTTACCATCCACTACTAGTACTTAAATTATTAGTGACATGTGTGTAATATTATAAAGAGGTGAAAATAGAGGCATTTCCAACACTACAGGAGCTAGACGATTTTGTCTCAAGCATAGTCCATGACTTTCATTCATCAGTCCACAGAATACACCACACCATGTATATGTCAGATGGGATGCATGATTCATAATTTGAGTTTAACACAAACTCTATCCTATACAGGTACCTCGACATTTTAAATGAGTACATTGGAACCACTCCTGACAAACTCTTTGAAtcaaggacacaatagaaaaatacCTCCATTTTGGTGCCAACAGGTCTGACTACTCACAAAATCTCTATATAAGCAGCAAATATAGGCTTAGACTTCTGGGTCCCAAAGCATTCATGGTACGACTTTTGAATTTAATTATAGAGTGTATGTATATGCCTATATAATACCAAAATGGTCCAAAGCAGTTGAGAATTTAATGAAGTCACAAATGATAGGAAACTTCCCCTGAGAAATCCCCCTTACTTCATTGAATAAACAATTACAAactacacataaacacacactacatacagacacacacttGGTTTacgcacacacatcacacagcTTAAAGCTGGTTTGTTTACCTGTCATACTGACCATTCCTTTAGCACTAGAGTGATGGATGTACATCACATCAACACTATCTCTGACACTACGCCCACCAGTCTCTTGAACTGGTGTAGCCAAAAGCTCATCTTCCCCCACCTCCTTAACGCCACTGGTTACTGGTGTTTTCTTCGTGTAACTTGACACGCACAACTTCGACTGCTTTCTGAACAGGAGGATTGCTTCTGCAGCAGCCTGGTCGTTGCTTAGTTGACGCTTGAAGCGTTTGCTGGACGCACACACGTCGTTCTCGCAATCATCGTGGCCGCACCCTTGGGTCACCTGTTTGTAGTAGAGTTTTATGAGTTCTTTACCTTCTTCCCAAGCCGTCGTGCTAGTAGCGTGCGTTAAAAAGGAATTCGCATAGTAACACGCAGACAGGACTGACAGAACAATTGAAATACCTTGTTGACCCTCTAGAAGACAGTCTTGACGTAGCCATTGAACTAACTAACGAAAGTTAGCGTCAAGAAAGCAAGGGCTGAAACGCTGACATCACTAccgtatttatttatttagtgcAAACTTTATAATTATTTCTGTAATGCACTAGATAGCTAATTACAATTTAGTAATTCCAAGAGTTAATATCATAACAATGTGTGCAACTATGAGCTGTCAGGTAAACTATGCAATCTAAAAATAGTTAGTTCTGGACTTATTTTGCCAGATGGTACCATCATTGTCTCACCAGTTGTTTGTTCAAATGCCAGATAGTAATGCTGGTCAAAGGCTCTCAGTGCAAACCGGTTGTTATCTTGATTATCCACAGGAACAACCCACACATATCGTTTAACTTGAGAATCTGCTGGCTCAAGAATAGAGCCCATCATCGATATCTTAATGTATGGGAGCTGATCGGGAGTTTTCGGCAAATACTATAAGACACAAATCTGAACATTTTGACTACCAGTGAGTTAGCAAAGGCCACCACTCCAAATGAAATTGTAGTTCCCATCCAAACAATAACAAATATTTTCAAGACTCAGTATTGGCAGGAGACATATTAGATgtgaccactctattagagtttaaaAGGCACTTCATTGAAGGCCAGCTTCTAATTGTGAGCTAACCCTGCATGGCTAGAACTGCATGACCATTCCTATAGGTATCTTTATACTAGCAATGCAAAATGGAAGGCTCCGTAGGAAGCTTCCACATAGTAGCACAGGAAATGGGTTTTAGGAGAAATAATGACTGTCATTTTATTCTGTCAACACCAACATTAATTTTTAGGTAGGTGCCCATACGAGTCAGTGAAACTccccttatctggacctctataTTACCAGGGCACCTTCACTGTCTGGACAGTCCAAAgcagtcatgtggcttgtagtctactgaccataatgaagtttgggttagatgaaagcacaatgAAGAACAAACCTAAAGCCCAGTTGCTGTTTATCTTTTAGGTGGCTTGTTGATTCTAATAATagctaccacttggttgctacgTGATAATACATTTCAACACTGATCCCAGGAGAGTGACCATGACTGCTCCGTAGTAACTCTTATAGCTATAGCACTACAAGTAATATTACAAGaattaaatacaagtaataaaACTTGTACAACTATTTTGAGTCAGCTACTTACTTTAGAGTAGCTATTAACATGCATTtcagacatttctgagatatggacagtACTATATGTACCAGACTTCCCAGataagaggttccactgtaccaaaTTTTTAATTGTGAATTCACTATTATTTTCATGAAACACAAAATGACCAAGTGGTAAGATAAATGCATTAGCTATGCATCTAAACATAGCagaaaagtagctagctaaGGAGTTGGAGTCCCAATCTTGCATGTTTAACAGGGtacctatagtatgttcgcgttgagctcaaagctgaaaaacagctaaaaattaaaagtgacttttttctcaacagagttaacattttgttcaaccagatgattattggtaatagcaaaggtgtcaacaacagacacgtacggtttggctccattacaaattcaggaaagggctgtaatggatgctgtacttatatggcttccccataggaaatgtattgtgaaaattttgattggctgtaaatattacatcaaacatttgaacaaaaagattttgaaatctttttagAGGGTCAaatagtactacaaatgagccaaatttcaaaaaaTGTAATTGCaaccatgagttattaaatgtttttaaggATTCagttcaacgtgaacatactacaGTCTTTGCACCTTTcaagatcaagatgctctaatatatAGAGCAGCCATATACTCAATTAACTTGTTACAGCTGTGGTAATGGTCATGACCAGATAATGGGGACCATAACAGAGAGTTAAAGTTGGATGTATGGGCAGTAGCCTAGTTGTAGACTGGTACATGAATCATTCTTAATTCTCTTGCAACAGACTACACGTATGGCAAAGACGATACTCATCCTTAATACAGTACTTTCTGAACAGTTCAGTACCAGATGTTAAATGCTACAACACTTGCCCATTTCACATTAGCCAAGTCTGTGAAGTGACCTTGTCTGATGGAGTAGGTGTGGGTTCATGGGAGGGGAAACAAGAGCTTGCAGGAGCAACCGATCAGGCACTTCACTTCATGCCAAGAATTCTTGTTCATAAATGGCACCACACACCAGTTAAGCCTGTTTTAGGGAGTGGTCTTGAGGCTGTGACACCTAACCACAAGACCTCAGCTGGCACACCAAGCCCCCAGTTAATTAACCCTGCTTAACCTGCTTGTAAATACACAACTAATAATAATCAACCATCACCTCCTGCCTACCATGATGCATTATTTTGCACTACACTAGGCGACAGGAATCAAGTAATAattaccacacaaaaacagccaagctgtaaaaaaatagtgtggccttaaaaagctgaaaaaagttgtgaaatcaaaggtggcagccaagaaatagctgcaatgatgttggtGCTAGTAATTTTTTAACAATGTACACAGTCATTATTAAAAAATTTTAgcatcataggcggcggaaaggggggggggtagggggctgaagccccccctcagaatgatatcacactgaaattatctttcttggagtggggctgaaaaccgtgataaagatcgagatactctaatagagcagtcactctaataaagtagtcagtgtgtagcgagctatgtaaggatttttatgtagtttatcagctagaaatggtagctggtgaggcggaaagctcttgtcagttggttgtgacctttttttttttttggtctcaccttaccaaactatagaaataagtctgggtcagcccagcagagcccccccccccctcatatcaactacttcctctgccgcTGTTTTTATGTGGATTTCTCttctttataaggccccaaaaccagtctatggctgactttgaggtttgttttcactcacatttcttcttttctatgcagacacaTGATTATtaaagacagacttataaatgtattgcattacatgatttaattcaatatttgataatactctaatagagtgcacatttttgaggatttctaatagaacagaattatgatagaatgttctagaacaatctagaacctctattggtagatctatgaaattgcTAGCTACCCACCTACCCTATactttctatcttataaatgttactCAAGCAGTAGTCTCAGTATAGAGTAAGAACATAACCCGCTAAGGTGAAGAaaaaaccaaagctgaacctgaccctaacctAACACTACTTTACTACTTTTCATGTCCCCTAAAGTCaaatgctcggggaaactactagacaCATCTCCTAAAGTCAAATGCTTGGGACAACTACTAGACGCAAGAATAAAAACCTTTCAGTTCAGCAACCACTTCCTAATTATAATGATGATGGCTTAAAGCCAGGCACTCAATGGAGGTGCTCAGGCAGAGTATGGGGAAACTACATCATCATTTGGAGTGGCCGGCTATGATCTTTACTTCACATTTCACCACATTTTTTGAACACGTAGAATCTCCAGCATCATCTGTCATATCAACACTGTCAAGCAAATTCCAAGTGATGAAGTGGCTTGGGAATTCTTTACTCTCAAAGAGAATATACTTGGGTGGCTTTTCTGAGCTGGCAGCACTGCCTCCCATGCACACGTAATGATCAAACTGGACTGTGGTGAGCATACGTACGGAACATACAATTTAAAccattaggccaggcaaagttgattgctagtttcCCGTTTCCGCCCGCATGCCTTTATATAAgtgccacaaaattttcattatatggCTATTTCCACCGCATGGATTTCAAATATTCACCAATATTTTCATTATTGTAATGGTGGGTTTATTTTAGTGTTTTCTTCAAGGTTTTggccataatgaataatgaataatgaccttCCGCCCGCACGATATTTTGAAAATCTTGAAACAGgaaactagcaatcaactttgcctgaCCTTAATATAGCGCTTACACGAAGAGTCTGTGTGGTTAACAGTATCCGTCCGCTGGACGCTGACGTGGATTTGTCCTGTGTTGCAGTCCTTCTTAGCGTGTAGAGCACCATATAGAGGAGTTTCAATCACTTCTACTCCAGTGGTCCCATTGTTGACCAAGCCTTCGTTTACGATGAGCAATCCACCTTTCCCGCCACTCTTCCACCGAGAAATTCCCAGCATCACAGAACCTGGTTCTCGCTTCCACATACACTCGTATGCACACAGATCTTGTGCGATCGCCTCGTCCGTCGCCATCACTCAACTTAGATTTATATAGTTTCAGGGCCTCAGAACGGTGTGCTATATAGCTCTCTGCTAAGTGCCAAGGGCGTACAATTTATGATGTAAACATCACCGAACATCACGTGTTCATGATAATTATCATGATGTCAGTGATTTCCTTTCGGATGTCCGGAGTTTCATATGCGCTTTGCAGCCCAGTGGCGCCATAGATATGGTGGCGCATATGTCTATGGGGCCTAGTCAGGGCCTAGTAGCCCTACCAAAAACTACAATCATCACTGTCCTCACTGTGTAGCTAATGCTCTAGGCTACATTCAACAAGCTACGGCAATCTGAGTCACGGTCTCAATGTAGAAAATTACATGATGAAGCTGCGGAGCATCTAGAAGAATTTTTCTAGCAAGGACACCCACGGAGCTGTGCCTGAGTGGTCGGTAGAAACatttcagttactgtataatcagtatgtatgcattattttcatcattgatggttctctctctggTGCCGTGTCCAGAGGATAGTGCTGAATAGTAACCCAggttaggccatcattattagctatattccttgtttcccgtcaccgcctgcatcaatttttaggtagctGAACATAATTTTAAGATCACGTGAATTCACTATTTCATGATGGAAGGAGGCACAGAGTAACTAAGCTTTAAGATAAAtgcattagctgtgcatataaaagGATGGAAGCCCCTCCAATCTTGTTCCACAGGGTGCATAGGTGTACAAACcgagcagtcagagactgaaataactagagtcaagtgtataattaataatcaattataacctcccgcccgcatcattttttgttccattgggtgacTGGAAGcgagcaatataataatgatggccttagcTATGCAGGATTTTGTCTGGCGTTGCCATActgatacagtagctatacagtattttCTTGATTGATAAGGTTTCAGTGGCTGTTCGTGGCTTCCGGCTTACCATTCTTGGTAACATGCAGCATTTAGTTTTAATCATATTCACGAGTGAGGTCATGATCTGTAGCAGGATATGGCGATCATGAATCTAATAATGCagtttataatattatatagaagCACAATAGCTGTGCTGACACAGAAATACTACTAAATACATAGCTATTCATTATTTTAGTACTTAACTATGAACTATTATCATGTGCTTGATCCCCCTAGTGATTTCCCCTAAATCTAAATGTGAGCCTAAATGTTATCAATGTTCAAAGTTTATGACTGGTCAGGTCACAGTATATTGTATTGATCCATTAAGACACATCCAAATACTCCATTTGAGCTGCTAAACTGTGACAAAGTCTGACAAAACCATGCAGTCTTACACAGCAACTAACAGGACAGTTTTCTAGTTTTAAATATAGCTAATTGAGGTTCACTGGGCCGGATAAGAATGGTGTCTTGAATTTAGAAAGTCTTATAAAATTAGAGTGCACCGTGACAAGCAGAATTTGTGTCACTCTAAAATGAATTGTTATTAAAGTTGACGGTCACTAAAAAAGTAGagaacatcactacacaaaaatggCCGTATATTGCGgtagaaattagtagtgacttgaaattcactactaacttttttacagtgtaatacaGAGCAACCGATTTTAAGTACAACTGTTTCTGGTATATACGATAACAATTTGAAGTTCTCTAGTAAAGCAGTAGGCCAGGTTGTAGTGATCGCTTGAAGAACatgttgatgttgtgctacttctaaaaaccaggcgccatgcagccaGCTAGATTAACCAACTATATGTATTACTGTTTTAATTTGAACCGAAATTCttggatttcataattcatgaaattctTGTAgttcttcaattacgttgctatgctcTGCTCAGTAAGGAACAATATATTATTACGCACAGatgtatcttctaaactgttttatagtttgactatcgtgttttccccgctcaacaaagcctcaaagctgctcttcattttcattcgcgtACAGAACAaattaatacagacttcatttcactttacttcttacgtaaaagctgctgctaccatttaatgattttgttcatgtgggtgcgtacggacaaacataggtagataggtacacacacacacacacacacacacacacacacacacacacacacacacacacacacacacacacacacacacacacacacacacacattcatgaaaacaatttcagtaaacctggCGCACGCCTTGTTTAAATATTGAAGGGTTTACAGTACCTTGAAGACAATTATTATGTGAGCTAATGCATTCCCTATCATGTTAAAGAAAATTAATGCAACATAGAAAAGGCTTACTGCCACATATtgccatatgaatataatttgcacttgtagagatttcattgGTGAGATAGGCAACTGATCAACAACTAAAAATGTAGGTATACATCAATCATCTCTCAGTATAGCTATATCTGTTATATGATAGAAAGAtattcaaacactctaataaagcagtctgtcaTTTTTTTGTATTAAATTTTTCCATATGTATATGATCAGAAGATCAGCAAGGTCTTCCAATCATACTCTAACTACACTCCGGATATCCATCTGTGGCTTATCAGTGGCAGGTTAAGCcatcattatattatattgcttgtttcccatcacctagTGCAGCAAAACGGGTGATTATTAGTTAtatggttgactgctctattagagtatctcgatcttgaaaggTACAAGATTATACAGCCTGTTCAACAATAGTGGAGGGACTCCAACCCCTTATAGTTACCATACTGCTATGTGTTTATATGTGTTTACCTTAACAGCTCAGTAGTCATTTTGTGCCTCCCTCCACActaatagtgcattcacgtgatcaataatcaaataattaaaacttGGTGCGGCTACCTAAAAAATGATTCGGgcggtgacaggaaacaaggaatgaTGGCCTTATGTAGTTGTAGGTTTTGTATGTGGTTTAGATGTGTTTCATGTTATGAAAAAATAATGTGACTTAGTCTGGGAAAATCGGTCTTATTGCCCCATGGCTGCAAGTTTGATTTTCATCACTACCCAAAAATACACActagatcaaaatactctaatagagcagtcagcaaatACTCTCACTCTCACCACATATACCACCACTATTAATAACCCTCCAGTGTTGAGTATGAAGGCGTTCATCTGTAGCATCATCCCATGAGTACATTTAGCTTGCTAAAAATTTTTGCAAATGCAATACACATGGTCCTTTGTATACTATTCTTGCTAAACTAGTTATTCCTCACTGTGCAACTCTCGATGGACCACTTAATAGAAAGCAAtatgatttagatatttgtaCATAAAACTGCAGTAcatttcagtcctgaaacatataaaATATATACCTTTAGTTTCTCCAGTCCCCCACTCCCTGCTCTACAAACCCTTTGATTCTTTACGTCATATAGTTAGCAAAATTTAGTTGAAGCAGAAACTTAGTCATGATCATGACAATCCAGTTTTGATTGCGGGTTTCAAAAAGCAAAACATGTCTAAAATTAATTCCTGTGTTAATTATATCACCTACATTCTGTGTGGATCCTTaaaatttcatgcatgcatgtgactaCCACATGATTTAGTCAGACAactttttttctattgtgttgGGCTAGGGAAACCCaaacagaaaagaaaaaaatggtctggccacgtgagactacaCATGGTTCCATGAGCACAACAGATTCAGTACAGATGGAGTCAAGCATCTCTATACCATATATAATCTAGTGAGTTATTTTTGAGACTAGAATTTTTCGCCAATGACCAGTCTCACAAAACTTTTACGAATGAAAATAATGACACTTACATGAAAATAACCtggcatatataatacatattaaTATATGGTATCACATAAATATGTTGTGCAGAACACAAACTATGTGCAGtaggcactgtacaaataatatatataaCACAATTAAAGATTTAAATCTGCCCCTAAATTTCATAAAAACTAACTTCAGGAGACTCCCATAATTAAATTTAATTTAACCATTGCTAGTCATGCAGATGATGCAAATTGGTTGCATAAATTATCCTCGATTATTCAATGACCTGTTATCAACCCCCTTATGGCAACCATAAAATGTTTTCATATAGTACACACAGTATACACTCAACAGAACATTTGACATACTGTCATGACCTTAGCACAATGACTACATTAAATAAAATACAGATCACACAtgactaaaattaatgtaagaGTCAAACTAGATTTGACAAAAATATTATAATGTCTGCAATTCTAAAAATAGTCACTTCCGGATTTATTTGATCCCCTGGCATAAGAACTGCTTTGTTGCTGGTTCTTCCAAATACAAGAAATGATAACAGGGCTGCAGTGCAAACTGGTCAGTATTTCGCTCGTCCATAGGAATAACTTATACTTACTGTGTAGAATTTAGCACACCAGGAGCTGCTCGATTTGTTTAGGGATAACAGAACCTCCAGATGAAACAGTAATGTCTGGGAGGCCCATTGGAGTTTTGGAGAGATACTAAAAAAGAAAATATGTTCATAACATCCATGTTAAGATGTACTGAGTGTAAGTCATATCCTATCTAAAGTGCCTTGCATTTTACTGTAGTGCCATTCAAATCCCAAGTCAAAGAAGTCTGTAAATCTCCTGCTCTCAaatagctgtgaaattgtaACTATATAAAAGTGAATGTGCATGGCTTTTAAAAATCAGCTAGGCAATTATTGAAATCAGTACTGGTAGACATGTGTTATATAGTCTTAATTTTAATgtatcactttcacacctcacatcAAAGGAGCCGCTCAGGCTACATTCACATGTATCATAGCCCAGTTGGTGACTTTGCCCACCCTAAATCTGAGCATAGCCCAGGTTACAGCTGGGCAGCTATTATATAGACATTAAGACTAAAATCAATTGTGgagatcgattaatactcacgtgattagtatGAGCAACTTGGATTGGTCACGAAAAACACtcaaggtgaaacagaaaataatggaagcaGCATTTCTTAGCTGTGATGCATCATTGATTTCCACATTGCTATTCTTTTAAAGGCTGCACTACAACTTTGTGACCTGCTCTGcaaaaaccagtcttatagcctttcaaGAAACTGATACACTTCTTccttgcatacatgcatgtggcTTATTAAAATGATAGATGCATGGTCATAGCTTATGTGCATGTCTGGATTAAGGTCAAACAAATGGAAGGGCTAGTTTTCACAGAGCCAGTCATAAATTAGTTTGACAGAGAAATATTATGTGGCGTAATCATTTTTAAGGattattaaaatataattattttacaaatttggtgaatgctctattagagtcagtgAATACAGTCATTACCTTGTTGC containing:
- the LOC136239374 gene encoding ubiquitin-protein ligase E3A-like, with the translated sequence MATSRLSSRGSTSTTAWEEGKELIKLYYKQVTQGCGHDDCENDVCASSKRFKRQLSNDQAAAEAILLFRKQSKLCVSSYTKKTPVTSGVKEVGEDELLATPVQETGGRSVRDSVDVMYIHHSSAKGMVSMTEPNEPYSIEEEIRKLLPTDDGDDSTPNYKELSTLIYSVFSSPDELNRGFQLPAKDKVKDGINVDIDSVKRTYKILHGIEVERIQNAFMNAIQNYCSTLEQHCKQKRIGTLSLLNHCVVVLENPLLHSPEYVELTFPKFLHALSHLPVESELQLVKWYSTYSPEDLLVFIHNLHQVITVTIVLSEDRKKPLHHNSSIMAAAKAMKIFYLANLVASKNAGNCRPTGGYKMDSHANSLEDESHKFSLLKEKLGIHHCDIVKPVIPFEEFINEELNNVINIYFDYDSYLRSQFSFFDYPYLLVPANKVEKLFLDNKMAMLQERRRTLLNTLIMGQTLELPFLLLKIDRSNIVNEALTQLEAICEMNPEDLRKQLKVKFHGEDGIDEGGVQKEFFQLIIEELFNPEIGMFVYDEEQRHYWFNSNSFESDGQFMLIGLLLGLAIYNNVILDIHFPMVIYQKLVGCTIIFHDLYSSHPQIAHSLKSLLEYKEDDIEEVFNLTFQVTFSDMFGNLLTCDLKPDGDKIPVTKDNVQEYVDMYTDWLLNKSIETQFKAFKKGFDLVIHDTSLVELFRPEEVELLVCGSKDFDFDALESSTSYEGGFSHTHRVIKHFWDIVHSFTDQQKRQLLQFVTGSDKVPVGGLSKLKLLIVKNGPDSDRLPTAHTCFNALLLCEYSSKEKLEERLLKAITHAKGFGML
- the LOC136239378 gene encoding uncharacterized protein; the encoded protein is MATDEAIAQDLCAYECMWKREPGSVMLGISRWKSGGKGGLLIVNEGLVNNGTTGVEVIETPLYGALHAKKDCNTGQIHVSVQRTDTVNHTDSSFQFDHYVCMGGSAASSEKPPKYILFESKEFPSHFITWNLLDSVDMTDDAGDSTCSKNVVKCEYLPKTPDQLPYIKISMMGSILEPADSQVKRYVWVVPVDNQDNNRFALRAFDQHYYLAFEQTTGETMMVPSGKISPELTIFRLHSLPDSS